ggtgtccggggaggggcccaggtgtctgggtgcTGGTTGCAGTACAGTGATGCTGGGGGGgctctgggaggggcccaggcgtccggggagggagCCCAGGCATGGGGGGGAAGGTGGGCCCAGGTGTCTAGGGGGTCCGAAGCGTCCAGAGAACCCAGGAGGGGACCCCAGGCGTCCGGctcaggggcccaggcatccgggagagggacccaggtgtctggggagggggcccaggtgtccggagaggacccaggcatccgggggggaccccagggagggacccaggcgtccggggaggacCGGGACACGCAGGTAGGTGTCGGggtgggggcccaggcatccgggggacccaggcgtccgggccgcgccctttctccccccccccccagacacccATCCGGAAGATGAAGGCCGACTTCCGGCGCATGGAGGCCGAGATGGACGGCCTGGCCGCCAACATGGCCGCCATCACCGCCTCCAGCGCCCGCGTCAGCGCCGCGCTCCAGGACCGGCACCACCGCGGCGCCCAGCTCGCCGTGcgctggggggggccggggggggcagatCTGAGGGGGTGGGGGGTCCTAGGGGGCAGATATGGGGGGTTGGGACAGATCTGAGGGGTTTGGAGGGATCCTgggggggcagatttggggggttgGGGGCATTGGGGATACCTGGGGGGCAGATCTGGGGGGTTTGGGGTAGATCTAGGGagttggggggtcctgggggggcagatctGGGGGTGTTGGGGCAGATCTGGGGGGCTGAGGGGGACCCtggggggcagatttggggggttgGGGGTAGATCTAGGGagttggggggtcctgggggggcagatctGGGGTGTTGGGGCAGATCTGGGGGGCTGAGGGGGACCCTGGGGGGCAGATTTGGGGAGTTGGGGTAGATTTGGGGGGGCTGAGGGGGACCCtggggggcagatttggggggttgGGGTAGATCTGGGGGttggggggaccctgggggggcagatttggggggttgGGGTAGATCTGGGGGGttggggggaccctggggggcagatttggggggttgGGGCAAATCTGGGGGGatggggggaccctggggggcaGATCTGGGGGGTTGGGGGCAGATTTTGGGGGTTGGAGGGGCCCTGGGGGAGGCAGATCTGGGGGGGGAGGTTCCAGTCCCTAGCCCTGCCCCTGTGCTCTGGCCACGCCCCTTTGCTCTGGCCCCACCCCTGCCCCCAACCCCGCCTCCTTTGCCCTGGCCACGCCCCCATCACTAGCCCCGCCCACTCCCTTGCCTGGGCTCCCCCTTTTGCCCTGGCCCTGCCCCACCCCCCTGCTCTGACCCCACCCCACTCCTGACCCCGCCCCATCAGCGGTGGCCCCGCCCCTCTGTTTTACCCTGCTCTGTGATCCCGCCCCCAAGCATGCTTCTGCCTTGgccccacccacatcacccacATTCTGACTCCACCCACCCCTGAGCCTGCCCCCACTCTGACTCCACCCCTGCCGTGGCTCCACCCACATTctggctctgctcctctcccagccacACTCTTGCTGTGACCCCAGTGGTGCCTTAGCCCTGCCCCATCTCTGACCCCGCCCcccggcctggccccgccccccgggcctggccccgccccttccccccgCAGGGGTGCACACGCTGCTGCGGAAGCTGCAGTTCCTGTTCGAggtgccggggcggctgcggcgctgggcggagccggggggggacgcggggcgggCGGTGCGCTGCCACGCCCGCGCCCGGGCCGTGCTGCGCCAGTACCGCCACCTGCCCTCCTTCCGCGCCATCGAGGACGAGAGCCGCGCCATCATGGCCGCCCTGGCCCAGCGCCTGCGCGCCCGCCTCCGGTGCGTCCTGCCCCTGCCCGCGCCCGTCCCACCCCGGGGGCGTTCACCCTGGGGGCTACTGACCGCCGCCCCGGGAAGCTTGCTCGCTGGGGGGTGTTCACTCTGGGGACTACTGACAACCGCCCCGGGTCAGCTTGCTCGCTTGGGGGGTGTTCACTCTGGGGACTACTGACAACTGCCCCAGGAACCTTGCTCGCTGGGGTGGTGTTCACTTTGGGGGCTACTGACCACCGCCCTGAGAAGCTTGCTCACTGGGGGGTGTTCACTCTGGGGACTACTGACAACCACCCCGGAAGCTTGTTCACTGGGGGGGGCGTTCACTCCAGGGCCTACTGACGACTGCCCGGGAAGCTTGCTCGCTGAGAGGCATTCGCTCTGGGGACTACTGATAACCCCTTAAAACCCTTTTTTTGGGGATGTTTACCCTAGGGCTTACTAACGACCATCCCAAAAACTTTGTTTCCTGAAGATGTTCGTTCTGGAACCTACTAATAGCATTTATAGTATTATGTtactatttattaaaatattatttagtaGAGCATTATTAATTAACGAGTTTACTGATAAGTTTTGCAATATTATGGTTTTTGCAGTACCTTAGTAGCATTGTTAACTCTGAAAtctactgctttttattttttataatgaTTGTTGGCACTGAAACCTGATAGCCGACTTTACTAATTCCAGGTTTTTTGCGTGTTATCTTTGTTAATCTGAAACCTAGTGGTGTCCGTTTTATGGTTCATCTCGCTTCTCCCCCAGGGACGGCGCCTCCGACCCCAAGGAGCTGGCCGAGTGcgtggagctgctgctgcagctggaggagCCGCCCGAGGAGCTGTGCGAGGAGTTCCTGGCGCACGCCGGCGCCCGCCTCGAGGCCGAGCTGGCCGCGCTGGCCGCCGAGCTGCCGCCGGACGATGCCGAtgacgccgccgccgcgccgccgcccgcctccgaCATCCTCGACTTCGTCGACCGCGGCTGCTCCGCCTTCGTGGGCAACTGTGCCTGCTGGTGACCTCGTACCGGGCGCTGTTCGaggggcgcgcgggggcggcgggcgcccgcggccgccTGGAAGCCTTCGCCGCCGCCCTGGCCGCCCGCTACTTCGCCCTGGTGGAGCGGCGCCTGGCGCTGGAGCGCGGCCTGGGCGACAACTCGCTGCTGGTGCGGGCGCTCGACCGCTTccaccgccgcctccgcccgctGCTCGACTGCTGCCGCGAGGCGACgcgggcgacggcggcggcggcggcaacgcCGGGCGACGCCTTGgtggcgcgggcggcgcggcagcGCGTCGGCCGCTACCTGGGCGCCTGCAGAGCTTCTTCCTGGGCTGCCTGGGCGACGTGCGGCAGGCGctggccgccccccgcggccccggcaaggaggcgccgccgctgcccgacCTCCTGGCCGCGCTGGCCGCCTCCGCCCTGGCGCAGCTCAAGGCCGTGCTCGCCTACGTGCAGCTCTTCACCGCCAAGGACGTCGCCTTCGCCAGCCTGCCCTACTTCAAGGgtgcgccggcggggggcggggggggggggcctggggtgGGTTCGGGGGCCCGGGAtgggttttggggtccctggggtggttttgggggtccctggggtgggtttgggggttCCCAGGGTGGTTTTGGGAGTCCTTGGAGCGGATTTGGGATCCCAGGGTGGATTTGGGGATCCCGGGGTGGATTTGGGGTTTGCTGGggtgggttggtttgggggtcCTGGGGCGGTTTGGGGTCTCTAGGTGGGTTTGGAGGTCCCTGTGGTGGTTTGGGGGTGGCAGCGGTggtttggggggtccctggggtgggtTTGGGGTCTCTGGGGTAGTTTGGGGGTGGCACAGGTGGTTTTGGGAATCcctggggtggtttggggggttcTCAGGGTGGGTTTGGGGGGATTTCTGGGGTGGTTTTGGGGGTCCCTCGGGTGGGTTTGGGGTTcctggggtgggtttggggggtctctggggcagtttgggggtggcaggggtggtttgggggtccctggggtggtttggggggttctcagggtggttttgggggtccctggggtggtttggggggttctcagggtggttttgggggtccctggggtggttTGGGGATCcctggggtgggtttgggggtggcaGGGGTGGTTTTGGGAATCcttggggtggtttgggggggttcTCAGGGTGGGTTTGGGGGATttctggggtgttttgggggtctCTCGGGTGGGTTTGGGGTTcctggggtgggtttggggggtCTCTGGGCAGTTTGGGGTGGCAGGGGtggttttgggggtccctgggcagtttgggggtggcaggggtggttttgggggtccctggggtgggtTTGGGGTTCCAGGGTGGATTTGGAGGGTctctggggcagtttgggggtggcAGGGGTGGTTTTGGGGATCtttggggtgggtttggggttcccggggtggttttgggggtccctggggtggtttgggggatctctgggaggtttggggggtccctggggcggTTTGGGGTGGCAGGGGGCAGTTTGGGAGTGGCAGGGGGCggtttggggggtccctggggcagtTTGTGGGGGGCAGGGATGGTTTGGGGGTCCCCAGAGTGGTTTTGGGGTCCCAGGGCAGTTTGATGGGTCTCCGGGGTGCTTAAGGGTCCCTGGGGCAGTTTGTGGGTGGcagggggtggtttggggggggccctggggtggtttggggtccctggggtagTTCAGGTTttctggggcagtttgggggtccctggggcagtttgggggtagCATGGGGCAGTTTGGGGTCCCCAGGGCAGCTTGAGGGGTCtctgggggcagtttgggggatCTCCAGGGTGGTTTGGGGTGTTTCTGGGGCAGTTTTGGGGGTCCTCAGGTTTGTTTGGAGGGTCCCTGGGGTACTTTGGGGTCCCCGGGGGCAGTTTGGGGTCTTGATGCCCGTAGGCGTTTTTGGGGGCACAGAAGACGTTTTTGGCGTTCTTGATGCCGCATTTTGGCCATTCCCGACCGTTTTCAGGGCCAAACGTGCCGTTTTTGGCGCAAGAGGAGTTCTGCGTGGCAGCAGTGCACAAGGAGGGACATCGGTGTCTATAGGGGCACGTTGATGCCATAACCATTTTTTGGGGCGCAGGAGCCGTTCCCGGGGCTCCCGAGGCCGCGTTTCGGGCGTCCCCGGCCGTTTTTCGGGGCCAAACCTCCGTTTTTGGCGCAGGGGGAGTTCTGCGTGGTGGCGGTGCTGCGAGGGGGACATCAGTGTCTATAAGGGGGATGTTGATGCCCGTGGGTGGTTTTTGGGCGCAGGAGCCGTTCCCGGGGCTCCCGAGGCCGCGTTTCGGGCGTCCCCGGCCCGTTTTTCGGGGCCAAACGTGCCGTTTTTTGGCGCAGGGGGAGTTCTGCGTGGCGGCGGTGCGCGAGGGGCTGGTGGTGGCCTTCGTGCGCTGGCTGTGCCGCACGGCGCGCGGCTTCTGCGAGGGCCCGGCCGagcgggggccccggcggcgccgcccgccctgctgctgctcctcgc
This Apteryx mantelli isolate bAptMan1 chromosome 37, bAptMan1.hap1, whole genome shotgun sequence DNA region includes the following protein-coding sequences:
- the VPS51 gene encoding LOW QUALITY PROTEIN: vacuolar protein sorting-associated protein 51 homolog (The sequence of the model RefSeq protein was modified relative to this genomic sequence to represent the inferred CDS: inserted 3 bases in 3 codons; deleted 2 bases in 2 codons), with amino-acid sequence MATRAASRPRRRAEVTRGEAVGPEAAGRGRKQLLQQQQRRRGRPWRRRRRRPGAAPKPGPRPIRGRAGPATAHGLLQRYYGLPEAAGEAPDPADINGPHFDPEVFLTKLRSECPLGQLLAREAELVRQIRALDSDMQTLVYENYNKFISATGTPIRKMKADFRRMEAEMDGLAANMAAITASSARVSAALQDRHHRGAQLAGVHTLLRKLQFLFEVPGRLRRWAEPGGDAGRAVRCHARARAVLRQYRHLPSFRAIEDESRAIMAALAQRLRARLRDGASDPKELAECVELLLQLEEPPEELCEEFLAHAGARLEAELAALAAELPPDDADDAAAAPPPASDILDFVDRGCSAFVGNXCLLVTSYRALFEGRAGAAGARGRLEAFAAALAARYFALVERRLALERGLGDNSLLVRALDRFHRRLRPLLDCCREATRATAAAAATPGDALVARAARQRVGRYLXRLQSFFLGCLGDVRQALAAPRGPGKEAPPLPDLLAALAASALAQLKAVLAYVQLFTAKDVAFASLPYFKGEFCVAAVREGLVVAFVRWLCRTARGFCEGPAERGXPAAPPALLLLLARLCLDYEAATISYILTLTDEQFPPQVSGRRGTPGTALCAEAREAAQRLLDHYVKVQGAAVAQMLRKSVETRDWLGTVEPRNVRAVMKRVVEDTTAIDLQVGQLFEEGVRRAQSSDSSRRAFSVYSSSRAPGRYAPSYTPSAPMDTHLLSNIQKLFSERVDIFSPVEFNKVSVLTGIIKISLKTLLECVRLRTLGRFGLQQVQVDAHYLQLYLWRFAADEALVQGLLDEIVASAGHRCLDPAPMERSVVELLCERG